The sequence TTGCCGTAGTGCTGTGCTAGTGCGTAGTACATGGTCTCCGTAAATACTCCTGCTGGACTGAGGTGGCCTCCATGTCATCACCCTTCCTAATCTAGGAATATGTCTCAGCCAGCTGATTTGCCTTGAAATTCTAGTCCCAACCAATGCCTGTTTCCTGCTTTAGCGAGTATCGCTTCCTCCTTCAATTAGTCTACTTACTTCCTCTGACATTCCATAATGTAGTAATAATTCCACTTGCCTGGCACCTCCCAGTTTACAGTGGACCTGCACATGTGCTCATTTAGTCAGCCAGCAGGAATTTCTTGAGCACAGATTAGGTGTCCAGCCCATGCTGGACATTTTACAGGATTCAGAACAAGTATGAATAATCCTTGTCACTGGGAAGCTTACAGTCTAGTGGCAGTGggagtgggagaggagagggggcagGTCTCTAACATGTGTGTCAATCAGGCTAAACTTAGGTTAATAAATGGGTCAGGCAGTGTAGTGGCAAACACACTGAACTAGGAGTCAGAGTCCAGGAACTTGGATGGGTAGAGAATTTGCTGGCTAAAATGATCTGGATTAAGTCTCTTAGCTGCTCTGGATTTAGCTTCTTCATGTATAAGATGAGAACAATGATACTTATAATGTCCACCTATCAGGGCATCTATCAGTGGGGACAAAACTCAATAACAGCAGAGCAAGAGACTTGAAAACTGTGGttcttgaatatatatattgaacATAGATATGGATGATATATACCATATATGTATATGACCTTCATGTGTGGTGAAGGGAAGGGAGAGCAGTGTGCATTGGTGTAGTCACAGGAACCTTTGTGGAAGAGTTGGCTCTTGGACATGGCTTTGAAGGATGGAGTGGGCTTGGAGAGGTGGAGGAGAGGCTGGACCCACCTGAATAAAGGCCCTGAGGTTGAACTGTGAGCCTGACTTAGGGCTGCCCTGGCCTCCAGTCGGTTTTCACTGCATCTTGCTAATCTTCCTGCTTTGTTTGGTCACCTGGGCTCTCTTCCTCTCATCACACTAAGGGTTTAACGACCTCTGCCCACGTGCCTCGTCTGATTTTCTATCAGGATGTTTGAGATGTACCGTGACCTACTCAGGTACCTCCCTGAAGATGCAATAAAGCAAGTTGGGGAAGAGCAAAGTCGAGAAAAGTCTGCCCAGGGCGTGGGCTGCTCGCAGCCCCAGATCTCACTAGGCAGTGCTCACTTGCAGTTTCTCTGCTTGTGTTCCCTGCCCCAGCTGGAAGCCTGTGGCTGAATACATCGACCAGCAGTTTGAGCAGTATTTCCGAGATGAGAGTGGCCTGAACCGCAAGAATATTCAAGATAACAGGGTGCACTGCTGCCTGTACTTCATCTCGCCCTTCGGCCACGGGTATGGTCTGAGCCTGAGGCTCCTGGCCCCACCAGGTGCTGCCAAGGGGACTGGCCAAGAGCACCCGGGGCAGGGCTGCCACTAGCAGGTGGTCACGGGTTCCTGTTCCCCAGGCTCCGGCCATTGGATGTTGAATTTATGAAGGCTCTGCATCAGCGGGTCAACATCGTGCCTATCCTGGCCAAGGCGGACACACTGACCCCTCCTGAAGTGGAGCGCAAGAAACGCAAAGTGAGGGgagctggtgggggaggggagcaggtggGCTCCTGGAAAGGTTGGAGTCCCCCCCAGATCCATGGGCCCCTCGTGTGTTTGCCAGATCCGGGAGGAGATTGAGCACTTTGGAATCAAGGTCTACCAGTTCCCAGACTGTGACTCTGATGAGGATGAGGACTTCAAATCACAGGACCTGGCCCTAAAGGTGGGGCCACCCCAGGGATCCCCTTCCCAGCTTGTTTCTTCTGGGTGGAAGAGGGAGTAGAATTCTGTGTAACGGGGAGGGGCTCTTGGGGTGGAAGAGGACCCTGGTTTCCCAGAATGAAGCAGAGGAAGATGAAGATACAGGCACAAAGGAACAGGTGAGAATGGGGGTGTTGAGAGACACCCCTAACTTCTTCCAGGAAAGCATCCCATTTGCTGTCATTGGCAGCAACACTGTGGTAGAGGCCAGAGGGCGTCGAGTTCGGGGCCGGCTCTACCCCTGGGGCATCGTGGAAGGTAAAGCACTGAGCTTGTGACAGGGTATCTCCTTGCCCTCAACGGGTCTCCTCTACCCGTGCCCCTGGCTGACCCCCAGCCTTGCTGTGCAGTGGAAAACCCAGGGCACTGCGACTTTGTGAAGCTGAGGACAATGCTGGTGCGTACTCACATGCAGGACCTGAAGGACGTGACGCGGGAGACGCATTATGAGAACTACCGGGCCCAGTGCATCCAGAGCATGACCCGCCTGGTGGTGAAAGAGCGGAATCGCAAGTATGGCCAAAGGCCGGGATGGAGCCGGCAGGGGCGGGGTCCCCAGCGCCGCCGCGGAGGAGACCAAGCCCCTCCTTTGTTCCGCAGACTCAGTCCAAGCAGGTGCTGGGGTTCCCCTAGCCTTACCAACCTCCTTTCCCCCTTCCCTTCAGCAAACTGACTCTAGAGAGTGGTACCGATTTCCCCCTTCCTGCCGTCCCACCAGGGACAGATCCAGAAACTGAGAGGCTGATCCGAGAGAAGGATGAGGAGGTGAGGCTAGTATGGGGTGGTAGGGGTTGCCAGCCTGAGAGGACCCCTGTTTAATTATAAACCCCATCACACCCCAGGGCTACCAAGGGCCCGACGGAAGGGATTAGAGGTTGGGCGGGGGGAGTCCCTAAATCTGTAGGACTCTGAGAGGCCCCACTTTGATGTGTGTGCCTGTTCCAGCTGCGGCGGATGCAGGAGATGCTGCACAAAATCCAAAGACAGATGAAGGAGACCCATTAGCTGGCtttcagccctgaatatttaaACGCCGCCTCTTCGTCCTGCCTCTGTCGGCCCCTCCCAGCACCAGCTCTGCTCAGGCCCCTGCAGCTACTGCCACTTCGCCTTACATCCCTGCTGCCTCCCCAGAGACTCAGAGGAAATAAAGTTTAACAAATCTGTAGGTGGCTTCCGGTGTCACTGTCTGTATCTTTCCCATCTCATGGAAACCAAGAATTTGAAAGGTTGCTGGAGGAGGTGCTGATTTCTGGCTTTTAGTAGGGGCAGCAGAACAGGAAAAGCTTTCCCCTCCCATGACGAGTTCAGTCCCTGCCCATAATCCAGCCTGGCTAGTCCATCTTCCCGACGTTATCTGTCCTGCCTCTGTTATCTGGAGCCCATCATCTTTCCCACATATAGACGTTTTAGAATTGATACCTGCCCTCAAGAAAGCATGGTATTAATTGCATGCAGCCTCCCAACTTCATATTTCCTCCGTTTGGGGGGAAAGGGATATGCAGAATTAAACTGCACCCTAGGAAGCCTGTGATAGCGCACTGAACACACGTTGAAACCCCTGTAATCACCAAACACTATAGTGAGTGCTGGGAATGGAAAAAGTACAATCGTCGTCCTGTAAGAATTcaatattcatttaacaaatatttattaagcatctgctAGGTTGCAGACTCTATTTTAAACCTTGGGAGTTAACAGTGAACATAGGTAAGGTTCCAGTTCTCCTGGGATTTACTAAATACGGAGTAAAAGCTCCAATGTCCTTTGCAAAAGAGAAGTGAAGACATTGTGGCCCGGGGACCTGATATTAAAGCTTTCAGGTCCACTCTAACTGAAGCTGTCGCTTGAGAATCTGAACCAACTGTTCTCCATTTCTGTCGGGTTGGTGGTATCTCGGGGCCAGAGCGGCCTCCAGCGGCCATCCTCCGCCCTGCTGCCAGCTCTGGCTCCCCtgggcagagaggaagggaggcgCCAAGAACTGCATCTTCAGGGGAGTCCGACTCCCCACACCCTTTACAGACCAAAGGGTCGCAACTCGCTCGTGGCAGTCTCAGCCCCATCTCTCAGGTGAGAGAACTTCTCAAGACGGAAAGCACCATTCATTCGGGTCACGAACAGGGCGGGCTCGCCGACGCAGAGGGAGGGTCGGAGGAAGACGTCAGGGTGCGGAAGAGGAGACTCTTAACCCCCACCAGTCGAAGACCGAGACGGAGCCTCAGGCCCAGACCGTCCCCTTCTCAGCATTCAGAATCTTTCTCTCCCTTCGGGATTTGCGACGCACGACCGCAGGGAAACCAAACGGAGAACTGGATAAAGCTTAGATGTCGCCCGGGATTTCTCTGAGACGTACCCCTGAGGCGGGCCGGTCACCGGAAGTGGCTGTAAAGCCCGGGCCCCTACGAAGCTCCGCCCTCCACTGCGCTACCAGGAGGCGACGGGCCGCCCCCACTTCCGGTCCCTGGAGCCTTCGCCTGCAGCCCCCCTTTCCTGCTCTCCCATTGGCTACCGCAGGGACGCGCTGTGATTTCCCATTGGCTGCGTCTCTACCCCCGGCGCCGCACCTCCCCTCCAAGCGCAACCCCGTTTCCCGGAAGCCGATAGGCTAAAGGCTGGGAGGGCGTCTGCCCCACTGGACCAACGAGGGGCGCGAAGAGCGAGGGCGGCGGCTGcgtggtgggggcagggtgggactCGGCGTGGCTATTGGCCAGGGCGGGCACGGGCCGAAGGTAGGATTGGTTGGGCCGAGGGGCGCCGCGGTGGGTCGGAGCTGCGTGGCCTCCGCGGCTGCGGGAGACGGAAGTGGCGAGAGCGCGGCCTCCGGAGGGTCGGGCGGACGCCGGCTGGGTGAGTCACCGTGCCCCATGCACTGCCGGTCTGGGAACCGCAACCACCGCGTCttgcccggccccgccccggccccaccGGCTTTCGTGAGCCCCGCCTTCTGTCATTCGGGGCTCCGCCTCCGAATCTTTAGGCTCCGCCCCTAAAACCTGGGCACCTGGGCTTCCCTCTCAGCCtgacccgcccccccaccccgtgaCCAGATCCCCGCGGTCCGGACACCGTGGGCCTCCCAGGCCTGTCCTTTTCTCGCTCTCTCTCGCTTTCTCTGAGGCTGCTTGCCAGTGGGCGGTGAGGCAGCAACCCGACTTGCCGCCTCCATGAGGAAGGGTGGGCTGTGACCACGGAGGCGGGGAGGGCCACGGATGGAGACATATCCACACAGCCTTCTTCGGGGTACTGCTGGACTGCCCCCCTGAGCTCGGATAGCAGGCATGAAGAAAACTGTCAGTGAAACCTGGGCCTGGTTCCCTGAGTGGCTCCCTAAGTGGGCCAAAGAGGCCCATCCTGACATTCCTGTTACTTGGGCCCACTTGACAGGTACTGACTCTGAGGCCTGCACTTGCCTGATTCTGTCCCTGTTGTGTGGCCTCCTCCCACTAACCTGCACTTCATTTGGTGTCAAGGGCTCTCAGAGGGACACGTCCAGCCCTGCTGCCTTCTGATCACAGGTTgtggtcccctccctcttggcctCTGCTCTGGACTCTGCCCCCAGTAAACAGGTCAGGTGGGTGCTGCTCCCAGACTCAGAGGCTGGCAGAGTGCTCTTGTGGATTCATGTTCCCACCAGGGCCAGAAGTGAGCCCTGGTTGGGCATCCTCTATCTCTTCAGAGCTGGCAGTTCTTTTGCTTTCCCACAAAGAACGGGGTTCGGAgcattttaattctctttctgGGACTGGGAATCAGGACTCTTGAGTCCTGTTCCAGGACTTTGTGGCTGTCTTCATGGCCCTACAGAGTCATTTGTTGCTTTCTCCCCATGTAGCTCCCATTGCCTCTGTCTGGCATGCTGACTTGTGGAGAGGCTGGGTTCTCTGTGAGGGAGGCAGATAAAGAGTTGTGGGGAAGTTCAGGAGTAGTTGTGTGGCATTTGTTGATTCTGTGGTGATGTTAACCATGCTCTTTACTCATACGTTTCTCTGTCTCCTTACAGTGAGAAGCAGGCAGCCAGGACCCTCACCACGGTAGAATGGTGAGTACTCTTTCCTCAGACTGTGGTGTTTTCTGTAATCCTGGTGTCTTTCTCCATGAAGCTGCCCGCCCCTCCTGGACCTTGAGCTCCAGGCAACTCTCTTCAGCAACTAAACAGGTTCATCTGCCCTGGAGATAAATTAGGGCTTCTTAGGTTGCAAAACATCAGCTGATACACAGCACTGGGAGGGGAGGCCTCTGCAAGTCTTTTTCGGCACGTGCTCTGACATGCTTTCCCCACACCACCACTGTCTCCCTTAGTTCTTCATATCGGCCCTTGTCTTGCTCCTCCTGGTCCTTGGGTGAAGCTCTCTGCTTTGGTCTGAAAAGTTAGATCCTTGTAGTTCCTACTAAGTCCCTGAAATATTGTGGGTGTTGCATCAGGAGTGACCCCTGTAAAACTGTGGGGCTTCTCTAGCTCCAGAGTGCTGCTCTCCATTAAGCTACTATAGGCAGCAGCTGACTGAAGCACCCTCAAGGTGCCAGGAATATCACtggggactgtgtgtgtgtgtgtgttgtaatgATCCCATACATTTTCCACTAACTGTAACTGCCCTTCTTTCACCCCAAATACAAGGAACCCCTTAATCCCTGAGAGCTGGGAGGAGGAAGTAGTGAGATGAGAAGGGAGTGGAGAACTGCAGGCCCAGGTTCAGACCAGGCCTTGATTCTGGCTatatctctttagttctttcacATGTCCCCAGTGCTCAGGTACAGGTCAAAGCATTCAGGTGATGAGAGGACTTGCTCTTTTCCCTCCATAGACATGTGGGTGTGTGGTGTGCGTACTGTTGTTCTGGTCTCTTCTCAGAAAGCCTGCTGGTCCTGGCCCCCACCCACTGATAGCCcctgtcctctttctcctctgtgaTACCATGAAAGGAGTCAACCGGATCTAATTTTGAATCCTAGCACCACCACTTAAATACTTTAGGTGAACTGACTTTCTCTGTAAGCCTCAAATCTCACGAAATTCTTTCAGAGTTGAATGGTTTTAGCCAGATAATGTTTGAAACATGTCTGGCtcatagtagatgcttaataaagtGTCAGGTTTCTCCtattcctcccttcccccaagaCCAAAACCCAAACAAAAGCCCTGGTTTCTGAAAGCTACCAGGCACTGGGAGTGTAGGGTTTCAAACAGTTCCTCCTGTGACTCTCAGTGACATTTCAAGCGTCTTATCACTGCCCTTATTCTCTGACCCTCTACGCAACTCCCTCCATTCCCCTACCCTTGGGTTTTGAGTTTTGTGTTTGCATAGCTTCTGTGGTCCATAGTTCCAGCTCTTCTCTTTTCTAGTCTAAGAAATTTCTTAGGACTTTCTTACCCAGAAGACACAGGATGTGAAACAAGGGGAGAGGTGGAGCTGAAGGACTAGAGCTGGGCAGGGGCCTTAGAATAAAACCCCCCGAGAATTTCCCTGTCAGGAGTGTGCAGTGACCCAGCTGTCATTAGACTTGTGTCCACTCTAAGGGGCACAAGGGGCGACCGGAAGACACCGATGGACAGGGGAATGGTGAGTGGTGGTTttggagggaaaggaaggaagcctAGAAACTGGAAAGGGCCCGCGGTGAAGGGAGGTGAGTTCCATCTTGGGACTCACAGCAGGATTTGGGGGGACTCGAGGGGAGGGCGTGGGGACGGACGTGTGAAAGAGGGGTGTGGGGTGGCTCACTTGGGAAAAAGGGGAATGAAAAGATGTAGGTGGCCTCGTCGTCCCCTCCCACGCcgtctggggggtgggggcgcagTTGCTTAGCCCGGGTTCCTGAGAGACCCCAGAAGCCCCGCGAGGACACGCTCATACGCCGCGGAGgggcggtggggagggaggagccggGACTGTGGGCGGGgcctgccccgcccccgccctccccGCGCCGCGCGGTCGGGGTGCTCCCCTCGCCGGGCTCCCCTCCCTTCCGCGCTCGTGAGCGAGGGCGGAGCTGGGCTTGCTCCATTGTGGAGCGGAGGGGAGAGGCGCGCGGGAGCCGCGCTGAGCCCCGCGGCCCGCGCTTGCCTCCTGGCCGGCCCCGCAGCCGGGATGCGGCGGGCGCCCGGAACGGGCGGGCAGCGCAGCGGCTCCGGGGACATGTGCGCTGGCCCAGACCGCCCGCGACCATGAGCCTGACCGCCCGCGTCTCTTGCTCCATGCTCAGCTGCTTCGTAAGTGCCTGCCCCGCCTGCGGTGGAGGGGGCCCCCCGAACCCCGACGCCGGCTGCACCCGCAGCCCCGCCCAGGGCCGGCCCTCGAGATTCCGAATTTCAGCCCATCCCCCTTCCCAAGGGCCCTGGCAGGGAAAGGGGATGTTGCCCCTTTTCTTTACTGGACTTGCTTTCATCTTTGGGTGCCGAGGATTGCCGAAGGCCGGGGATGGGAATTCTGTGAAGGCAGAAGCCTCTGCCCTTGACTGCAGAGCTCGAGGCCCCGCCCTGCGCGAGTACCTCCTTTACCTCCGCCTCTCGGTCTTGGTCCCGTCCGCCGCATCCTTGCTTGGGGGTGTGGGATGTGGCCAGTAGGCCTTCTGAGATGTTCGGGGGCTGGTCGGGGAGCACAGGATGTCTGAGCTGTCTCCCTGGCTCCGGTCCCCTCCCCCTTCCACCACTCCACCCCTCACCTGACGCGCCAGTCTTTTCTCCTTGACTGTCCCCCAGACAGCctctcttctccatcttcccTGCTACTCTGCCTCTGCGGGCCTCCGTACCTCTGCATCATTccccgccctcccctcctccctctttggCTTAATGCTCCTTCCCAGCTTCTCCCATCTGTCCGCTCAGAtgttcccacccctcccctcctcaccGCCCCCCCCCACGTCCCCCTCCCCCATGACTGCCAGGCTTCCTCTCTCTGTCCTTGGGTCTCCTGGTTCCTCCCAGGCGCGTGGatcccctcctctccctgccctccctggcgGCTGGGAAAGGAGTTACTTCTGCTTGCTGTGGGATTCCTCAGGAATTCCCCTCTGATCGTCAAGCAGGGCGGGTTGCTTGGCAGGTGGTGGGGGCTTATTAGCAGTGAGGGCCTGACTGGAAAGGAATCCCTACTCCAAAACGCATCCTCCTTTAGAAAGCATCCGTGAAGGCCCTCTAGAGGCATGGGCCTGAATCCCGCGCCTCCCTCCTTTGTCTCTTTCACCCACCAGATTGAAGCCTCAGTGGAGTGGCCTAGGCGGCCTGCATCCCCTCCTGTCTCTGTGACCAGCTTGCACACCTGGTTCCTATTCCTCAGGGCAGCACTTCCCGTTTCCCACTTCTGTCTTACACTTCCAATTCGCCCTTCTTTTGCTTCGTTTCCTCTCCTTTGTTTGGGCAGTTTGGGCTCTACAGGAGAGTCTCTGTTTGGGGAGCACAGATTCCTGGTGACTCTGTGAACCTTGCTCTTCTCTTAGGCTTAAGAGGCTTGAGTTCCCCCTCCACTTCACTCCTCACACACCAAGACgggcctctcttctctcttttggaGACCAGAACCTTTTTAAGGGGTGTTTGTGGGTTTAttgtggggaggggagcagcATGAGGCCTGATGGGCCAGGTGGAGCCTGATGACTTAGGGCTGAGGCCTTCCCCACAGGGTGAGGAGGGGCCCCCCAGCCTGGAGTACATCCAAGCCAAGGATCTGTTCCCCCCCAAGGAACTAGTGAAAGAGGAGGAGAATCTGCAGGTAAGGAAGAGCTGGGGGCCCGAGGTGGGTAGAACTCCCTGCCGGGTTCAGAAAACaccctccctttcctccccctACCTCCAAATATCTCCAAGGGGATCTGATATGGGAGCTCTGGCTTCCTGCTCCTGGGTCTCTGAAGGGAGGggagtctgtctgtctgttgtCGAGCCTTGGGCCCCAGGGAAGGCGAGAGCTTTCCTGTATGGCTGTTGCCTGGTGCTGTTaccatggagaagactcttgttcTGCCTTGGCCCGGCTTTTCCAGAGGGGGTCCTACAAATCAAGGGTTGGAGAGGGGAGTGAAGGGTGACTCATTCCTGGTCTGAAGTCCCGCTGCTTCTGGCAGGTGCCCTTCACAGTACTGCAGGGTGAGGGAGTGGAGTTCCTGGGCCGCGCCGCTGATGCCCTCATCGCCATCTCCAACTACCGGCTGCATATCAAGTTCAAGGACTCTGTCATTAACGTGAGTTCCAGTCTCGTTCTCCCACACCCAAGCCACAATCGCTGTGAAATTCAGGGTGGGACTGCATCAGTGCTCCACTTGATTGCATCTCCAAAGAGTTGGGGTTCCCTTCTTTTTCTCACTGTCTCTCAGCGGAAGGTCTGTCTTTCTATCTCTGtcactctccctccccctcctcacttCTCTCTCTACTTCGTTCTGTTGCTGGCCCTTCTAGGGGCACAGTGACTTGGTTGGAAGAGTGCCACTtaccaactgtgtgaccttgatcaaTCACTCAGCGGAGGTGCAATTTCCTCCTTAATAATACGGTGTGAAAATACCTGCCTTGTGGTTTCTGGTGATTTTTAATTGGGGTCACATATGTGGAGGACCCAGCACAGTTACCAGGCCCTCAGCAGGCTGTCTGTAAATGTcggtttccttccttctgctgatgCATCAACCTCTGGGCGGAGGTGGGTGAGGAGTGACGTGGAGCAGGGGGTCTGAGCGCCAGTCTGCCCTTCCTCCCCAGGTCCCCCTCCGGATGATTGACAGCGTGGAGAGCCGGGATATGTTCCAGTTGCACATCGCCTGCAAGGACTCCAAAGTGGTGAGGTGAGAATGATGGCGCCTCGCTCAGGTCCTCTTACCTTAATCTTGCTGAGAACTCCTGCTgcagggtttctctggagtgagaAGGGGAAAATACTGCCTCCCCATTCCCATTTGGAAGAAACAGTGAAAACCCTGTCTGAGTTGGCAGAATAAATTTTCTGACCCACAGTGTCTTGACTAAAGaaatggggatcttcctgacccagaaatcaaaccagggtctcctgcattacaggtggattctttaccaactgagctatcagggaagtagTGTAAAGGTAAAAAACAGAGCAGGGGAAGGGGGTATGGAGTGCTATGGGGGTGAAGGTTGTAGCTTTAAACAAAATGATCAGAGAATGGATGCAAtgaaaaggtgacatttgagaCCTGAAGAAAGTGAGCTGTGGGTATTTGTGGGAAGTGTGTGCCAGACAGAAGGACCAGtgcgtgcaaaggccctgaggcaggtagGAACCTGGCACAGTGGCAAGGAGGCCAGCGTGGCTGGAGTGGAGTGCACGTGGGTTAGGATAGGGGGATACAAGATCGGAGAGGTTGGGAGGGCGTCAGGCTGTCATAATGATTGGCTTTTACTTGAGGGAAGTGAAAAAACCACTGGAGGGTTTTGCACAAAGGAATGACGTGGTCTAATTATGgaatcactctggctgctgtaTTGAGAGGAGATGGAAGCAGGATGGGGGTGAAAGCTAGGGCAGAAGCTGGGAGACTAATTAAGAATCTGTCGCAGTTACTCCAGGTGGGAGATTGTGATGGCTGGTCCAGGTTGGTAGCAAACAAAATGGTGAGAAGTGGTCAGATTTTTGAAGGATTTGCGGACAGATTGGATATGAGAGAAAGAGGGATGACTCTAAGGATTATTAAAAGGATAACAAGACTGATAAGAACCTACtctctagcacagggaactctagtaaATACTCTGTAAGGACCTATAtgagaatagaatctaaaaaagagaggatatgtgtatacctgattcactttgctgtacacctgaaactagcacagcattgtaaattgattatactccaataaaaattaattttttaaagaaaggatgcCCAGTTTAGAGCCTGCTATGCGCTCAGGACTGTTGGCACTCCGAACAGGAATTCTCATTACCCTTCCCTTCAGGGAGATTAAAGTCTAGTTGCGGAAGAAAGACAATCTGTGGGAGAGGGTCTTCCATCTACTCTCAGTACAGCACCCAGAGTGATTCTACAATCAGACCACGTCATTCCTTGTGCAAAACCCTCCAGCTCAAGTAGGCTCTGGGAAAACTTACTGTTTAATACTCCCAGCACATTAAGAATAACAGAGGAAGGGGGCTGTGGAATGGGTTAGGCTGGGAAGGTCTCAAGGAAGAGGTGGGCCTACAGCTGTCTTCAGAGTATCTGGAAGACATGGCTAGGCTGAGAGGAGACATTACTAAGCGGAAGTGAAAACACCGGCAGACAGGACTTCCCTGAAACAGAAGGCTTGTGCTAGGGAGTTGTGGGAGATAATACAAGGGGTAACAGACATTCAGGGCtagagttttaaaacttttttgatttttaaaatctttgttgatttttgttacaatatggtttcatttttatgttttgggtttgggccatgaagcatgtgggatctttgctctctgactagggatcgaacccacacctcctgcactggaaagcagggaagtcccccagggcCAGATTTGATAGCACTTGGATTTGATATAAGAAGACAGGCTCCATTAGATGGGATTCTTATGTCTCAAAAATAGGAGTTCTTGAGAAGAGAATTACCACCCTGTGACAGTGTCCCTTGGGTGTTGGGCAGTGTCCCTGGTCCTCCGCAGGTCCTCTCTCCACACCTTCCTGGGGCTGGGTCTTTGGCCCTCCTGGCTCCTGCACACACTCGCCTCTTGCCTCAGTTCATGGCTTCTTGCTTGGCAGGTGCCACTTCTCCACGTTCAAGCAGTGCCAAGAGTGGCTGTCGCGGCTAAGCCGGGCCACAGCGCGACCTGCCAAGCCCGAGGACCTCTTTGCCTTTGCCTACCATGCCTGGTGCCTGGGGCTGACTGAGGAGGACCAGCACACCCACCTGTGTCAGCCAGGTGAGGCCCAGCGGCTCTCTGCGTGGCACTCCTTGTCTCCCGCTCCTCCTCCCGCTTGGCCCCGGGCCCCGATGCTGACAGGCGCGGGGCTGTGTTGCAGGCGAGCACATACGATGTCGGCAGGAGGCCGAGCTGGCGAGGATGGGCTTTGACCTGCAGAATGTCTGGAGGGTCTCGCACATCAACAGCAACTACAAGTGAGAGGCTGGGGGGCAGGGAACCCAGACCTCCTCCCCGGGTGGGTAGAGCAGGGTGGGCACAGCTCCTGGCTCCCCGAGGGCGGGGGGCTCCTGGTCCCTCTCCCCACAGAGCCGTCCCAGGGGACCTTGTGATCACAGGTCTCTAACCAAGCTCCATGACCCCCTCCGGTCTATCCGCAGGTTGTGCCCCAGTTATCCCCAGAAGCTGCTGGTTCCCGTGTGGATC comes from Muntiacus reevesi chromosome 18, mMunRee1.1, whole genome shotgun sequence and encodes:
- the LOC136149628 gene encoding septin-4 isoform X1, with protein sequence MDRSLGRQGSSVPEERAEAGDDKEYVGFATLPNQVHRKSVKKGFDFTLMVAGESGLGKSTLVNSLFLTDLYRDRKLLSAEERIMQTVEITKHAVDIEEKGVKLRLTIVDTPGFGDAVNNTECWKPVAEYIDQQFEQYFRDESGLNRKNIQDNRVHCCLYFISPFGHGLRPLDVEFMKALHQRVNIVPILAKADTLTPPEVERKKRKIREEIEHFGIKVYQFPDCDSDEDEDFKSQDLALKESIPFAVIGSNTVVEARGRRVRGRLYPWGIVEVENPGHCDFVKLRTMLVRTHMQDLKDVTRETHYENYRAQCIQSMTRLVVKERNRNKLTLESGTDFPLPAVPPGTDPETERLIREKDEELRRMQEMLHKIQRQMKETH
- the LOC136149628 gene encoding septin-4 isoform X6 translates to MDRSLGRQGSSVPEERAEAGIKRFLEDADDAELNKFVKDFPGSETYHPPEAKTLVPRPQIQEPRPQASDLCQDDLEFKPPSWPQPSDSQQYFSASAPLSPSARPRSPWGKLDPYDSSEDDKEYVGFATLPNQVHRKSVKKGFDFTLMVAGESGLGKSTLVNSLFLTDLYRDRKLLSAEERIMQTVEITKHAVDIEEKGVKLRLTIVDTPGFGDAVNNTECWKPVAEYIDQQFEQYFRDESGLNRKNIQDNRVHCCLYFISPFGHGLRPLDVEFMKALHQRVNIVPILAKADTLTPPEVERKKRKIREEIEHFGIKVYQFPDCDSDEDEDFKSQDLALKESIPFAVIGSNTVVEARGRRVRGRLYPWGIVEVENPGHCDFVKLRTMLVRTHMQDLKDVTRETHYENYRAQCIQSMTRLVVKERNRNKLTLESGTDFPLPAVPPGTDPETERLIREKDEELRRMQEMLHKIQRQMKETH
- the LOC136149628 gene encoding septin-4 isoform X2; protein product: MIKRFLEDADDAELNKFVKDFPGSETYHPPEAKTLVPRPQIQEPRPQASDLCQDDLEFKPPSWPQPSDSQQYFSASAPLSPSARPRSPWGKLDPYDSSEDDKEYVGFATLPNQVHRKSVKKGFDFTLMVAGESGLGKSTLVNSLFLTDLYRDRKLLSAEERIMQTVEITKHAVDIEEKGVKLRLTIVDTPGFGDAVNNTECWKPVAEYIDQQFEQYFRDESGLNRKNIQDNRVHCCLYFISPFGHGLRPLDVEFMKALHQRVNIVPILAKADTLTPPEVERKKRKIREEIEHFGIKVYQFPDCDSDEDEDFKSQDLALKESIPFAVIGSNTVVEARGRRVRGRLYPWGIVEVENPGHCDFVKLRTMLVRTHMQDLKDVTRETHYENYRAQCIQSMTRLVVKERNRNKLTLESGTDFPLPAVPPGTDPETERLIREKDEELRRMQEMLHKIQRQMKETH
- the LOC136149628 gene encoding septin-4 isoform X5; its protein translation is MVAGESGLGKSTLVNSLFLTDLYRDRKLLSAEERIMQTVEITKHAVDIEEKGVKLRLTIVDTPGFGDAVNNTECWKPVAEYIDQQFEQYFRDESGLNRKNIQDNRVHCCLYFISPFGHGLRPLDVEFMKALHQRVNIVPILAKADTLTPPEVERKKRKIREEIEHFGIKVYQFPDCDSDEDEDFKSQDLALKESIPFAVIGSNTVVEARGRRVRGRLYPWGIVEVENPGHCDFVKLRTMLVRTHMQDLKDVTRETHYENYRAQCIQSMTRLVVKERNRNKLTLESGTDFPLPAVPPGTDPETERLIREKDEELRRMQEMLHKIQRQMKETH
- the LOC136149628 gene encoding septin-4 isoform X4; amino-acid sequence: MDDKEYVGFATLPNQVHRKSVKKGFDFTLMVAGESGLGKSTLVNSLFLTDLYRDRKLLSAEERIMQTVEITKHAVDIEEKGVKLRLTIVDTPGFGDAVNNTECWKPVAEYIDQQFEQYFRDESGLNRKNIQDNRVHCCLYFISPFGHGLRPLDVEFMKALHQRVNIVPILAKADTLTPPEVERKKRKIREEIEHFGIKVYQFPDCDSDEDEDFKSQDLALKESIPFAVIGSNTVVEARGRRVRGRLYPWGIVEVENPGHCDFVKLRTMLVRTHMQDLKDVTRETHYENYRAQCIQSMTRLVVKERNRNKLTLESGTDFPLPAVPPGTDPETERLIREKDEELRRMQEMLHKIQRQMKETH
- the LOC136149628 gene encoding septin-4 isoform X3 — protein: MGGEAVTAAGLSGDPQDDKEYVGFATLPNQVHRKSVKKGFDFTLMVAGESGLGKSTLVNSLFLTDLYRDRKLLSAEERIMQTVEITKHAVDIEEKGVKLRLTIVDTPGFGDAVNNTECWKPVAEYIDQQFEQYFRDESGLNRKNIQDNRVHCCLYFISPFGHGLRPLDVEFMKALHQRVNIVPILAKADTLTPPEVERKKRKIREEIEHFGIKVYQFPDCDSDEDEDFKSQDLALKESIPFAVIGSNTVVEARGRRVRGRLYPWGIVEVENPGHCDFVKLRTMLVRTHMQDLKDVTRETHYENYRAQCIQSMTRLVVKERNRNKLTLESGTDFPLPAVPPGTDPETERLIREKDEELRRMQEMLHKIQRQMKETH